In Leptodactylus fuscus isolate aLepFus1 chromosome 2, aLepFus1.hap2, whole genome shotgun sequence, one genomic interval encodes:
- the SMIM12 gene encoding small integral membrane protein 12, which yields MWPVLWAALRTYAPYVTFPVALVVGTVGYQLEWFIRGTPQHPKEELSILEKREERTLQEGAGRDLTQVTSLKEKSEFTPKAVLNRNRQEKS from the coding sequence ATGTGGCCTGTATTATGGGCTGCACTAAGGACATATGCCCCATATGTCACTTTTCCAGTGGCACTTGTGGTTGGTACAGTAGGGTACCAATTGGAGTGGTTTATTCGTGGAACTCCACAACATCCTAAAGAAGAGCTGAGCATCTTGGAAAAAAGAGAGGAAAGGACCTTACAGGAAGGAGCTGGACGTGATCTTACTCAAGTCACCAGTTTAAAAGAAAAGTCGGAATTTACCCCTAAAGCTGTTCTCAATCGCAACAGGCAGGAGAAGAGTTGA